From Elusimicrobiota bacterium:
ATTTTATTTTGCCTGACGCTAAAACTTTTTTTATTGCATTTTCAATCACTTGTGCAGTTTCTTCTTCACCTAAAATATCCATCATCATAGCACCTGCTGCGATTGTCGCAATCGGATTGATAACATTTTTGCCGGTGTACTTCGGTGCAGAACCGTGTATCGGCTCAAACATAGAGACACCCTCTGGATTGATGTTAGCGCCTGCAGCTACTCCGAGCCCACCTTGTATCACTGCGGCTAAATCGGTTATAATATCACCAAACATATTATTTGTAACAACCACATCAAACCATTCCGGATTTTTCACAAACCACATACAGGTTGCATCAACAAATGCATGTTCTTTTTTGATATCCGGATACTTTTCACCGATTTTGTAAAAAACCCGTTGCCATAAATCACCACTATAGGTCAAAACATTCGCTTTGTCAATCAGTGTCAAACTTTTTTTTGTATTTCGTTTTTTTGCTAACTCAAACGCATAACGAACACATCGTTCAACACCTTTATAAGTGTTTACATCCATTTGAGTTGCAATTTCGTCTTTTGTATCCTTTTTAAAGAAACCACCGATTCCACAGTATGCACCTTCTGTGTTCTCACGCACAACCACAAAATTTATATCTTTCGGCTCTTTATTTTTAATCGGTGTCTCAACACCCGGATACAAAATTACTGGCCGAAGATTTATATACTGGTCAAGTTCAAAACGGAGCCGAAGCAGAAGCCCTTTTTCAAGTATGCCTGCTTTTACATCCGGATGACCGATAGCACCAAGATAGATAGAATGCAGTTTTTTGAACTCAGCAATCGCACTATCCGGCAGAATTTCGCCAGTTCTTAAATATCTGTCACCGCCAAAATCGTAATTCACAAGTTCGTATTTCACATTTGTTTTTTGGCAAGCGGCGTCAAGCACTTTTAGCCCTTCACTGATAATTTCAGGACCCACACCATCACCTGGTAATACACCAATTTTGTACTTCTTGCTCATTATATATCTCCTAACGATTGAATTCAACGGTGTGTTTTAGCACGTCCGTTGCAACGATTTGTTATGGTTCTATTTTCCTT
This genomic window contains:
- a CDS encoding 3-isopropylmalate dehydrogenase, whose translation is MSKKYKIGVLPGDGVGPEIISEGLKVLDAACQKTNVKYELVNYDFGGDRYLRTGEILPDSAIAEFKKLHSIYLGAIGHPDVKAGILEKGLLLRLRFELDQYINLRPVILYPGVETPIKNKEPKDINFVVVRENTEGAYCGIGGFFKKDTKDEIATQMDVNTYKGVERCVRYAFELAKKRNTKKSLTLIDKANVLTYSGDLWQRVFYKIGEKYPDIKKEHAFVDATCMWFVKNPEWFDVVVTNNMFGDIITDLAAVIQGGLGVAAGANINPEGVSMFEPIHGSAPKYTGKNVINPIATIAAGAMMMDILGEEETAQVIENAIKKVLASGKIKSMDAGKMGFSTAEVGDMIAKEAG